A window from Salarias fasciatus chromosome 11, fSalaFa1.1, whole genome shotgun sequence encodes these proteins:
- the il11a gene encoding uncharacterized protein il11a, translated as MKLLLDSSSSLLFSLLLAQLQVFTSASPVPQRRPTDMDKLSNQTKNLMKLTQELLREHAFDSDVEPHRFRSLPEMSNRSANDLSNLELKPTLTQLHADLKLYEHHFEWLNRVSKKHHHPAVPKLVEMIKEMKSLITLLHRQMLRVEAPRLTPATPSLPPHLPYQFDVLQSSHELLQHFKLFCDWAYRAFISLKPKASAVQ; from the exons ATGAAAT TGCTGCTGGACTCCTCCTCGTCGCTCCTCTTCTCGCTGCTATTGGCCCAGCTGCAGGTCTTCACGTCTGCCTCCCCGGTGCCACAGCGGAGGCCCACTGACATGGATAAACTGTCCAATCAAACCAAAAACCTCATGAAGCTCACGCAAGAACTGTTG aggGAGCATGCATTTGACTCAGACGTGGAGCCCCACAGGTTCAGATCCCTGCCAGAAATGAGCAACAGATCAGCCAATGATCTCAGCAATCTTGAG CTGAAGCCCACACTCACTCAGCTCCACGCCGACCTGAAGCTGTATGAGCACCACTTTGAGTGGCTGAACAGGGTCTCAAAGAAGCACCATCACCCCGCGGTGCCCAAGCTGGTGGAGATGATCAAAGAAATGAAGTCTctcatcactctgctgcatcgtCAG ATGCTGAGAGTTGAAGCACCAAGGCTGACTCCtgccaccccctccctcccccctcaccTCCCGTACCAGTTTGATGTACTGCAGTCAAGTCACGAGCTCCTTCAACATTTCAAGCTCTTCTGTGATTGGGCATATAGAGCATTCATCAGCCTCAAGCCCAAAGCCTCCGCAGTACAATGA